CTCGTCCGGGCGGCCTGCCGGGAGTTCCACGGCTTCGATCCGGACGAGACGGCGACGCCGGTCGAAGCCGGGTCGAAGGTCGAACTCACCCGCCTGCTCGAGGACGGTGAGGTCGACGCCATCCTCCAGTTCTGGCAGATCGTTCCGGAGATCGTCGAGACCGGACCCTACCGCGAGGTACTACCGATGTCGCGGCTGGTCGACCGACTCGCCGACACCGACGGCGATCGCCCGATCCCCGTCTCGACGTTCTTGACGGGCGAGGCGTATCTGGCCGACCGACCCGATGCTATCCGCGGATTCAAGGGTGCCTTTCGGGACGCCGTCGAGCGACTACAACGGGACGACGAACTCTGGGACGAGATCGGCGAGCAGCTCATGTACGAGGACGACCCCGAAGTCGTCCACGCCGTGCGCGACCGGTGGCGAGAGATGGTCGTCCCCGACTGGGACGAGACCACCGTAGCGGGTATGGAACGGCTGTTCGAACACCTCAGAGCCGTCGCCGGCGCGGAGGCGCTCGGCATCGACGAACTCCCGGCTGGACTGTTCCGCACGGACCTCGAGGTGGAAGCATGACCGCGACCGAGCGGATCTCGTTCCAACTCAACTGGGAGCCCAACGGCTTCCAGTCGCCGTACTTCCTCGCCCGCGAAGAGGGGTTCTACACGGAGGAGGGCCTCGAGATCGAGTTCGTCGAGGGCCACGGCTCGCCGTACGCGGCCGAACGCGCCGCCCGTGGCGACGCCGATATCGCGCTTGCCGGTGCAAGCGCCGTGCTGGCGGTACAGAGCGAGGGGTTCGAGCCGCTCGCGGTCGCCGCGGTAACCCAGAAGACGCCGGCGGCCGTCTACACGTTGCGGGATGTCTTCGGCGAGCCCCTCTCCGAGCCTGAGCAGCTTGCAGGCCGAACCGTCGCGCCCTCCGCGACGAAGACGCGGATCCTGACCGCCCAGTTGCTCGAGAACGCGGGCATCCGTGACAAGGTCGACCTCCTTGAGGTCGATCCGCACACGCACCACCGCGTCCAGCACAAGGTGATCGACGGGACGGTCGACGCGGCGGTCGGCGTGGTCACCAACGGAATCGAGATCGGCCGGGAACACGACCGGACGCCCGACGAGCTCCCGATCGGCGAGTATCTCGATATCTACGGGATGACGCTCGTCACCGGTCCCGAGTTCGCGGACGAGCGGCCGGAGGCGATTCGGTCGTTCCTCCGCGCGACTGCCCGCGGCTGGGCCGCCGCGACGCGCGATCCAGAACGAGCTATCGACGTGCTCGTCGACCGCAACGCCACGCTCGAGCGCAACCGTGAGATCGAGCGGCTGAAGTTCAAAACCGCCGCCCACCGACTGCAGTTCACGCCGTACGTCCGAGATCACGGGTGGGGCGCGCAGGATCCGGCCCGCTGGCAGCGACTCGGCGAGACGCTCTCCGAGACGGCGCTGCTTGAGGGCGAGATCGATCCGGACGCGGTGTGGACCGAGACGTTCCGCCCCGACGGTGAGCCGATCGTCGACGACTACGCCGACCGGGTCCGACCGACGGCGGAGTGACTGACCGTCGAACCGACTCTACCGATCACGCGAGACGCCCTGTCCGATCCGGAATTCGAGACTGAACGCGCTCTCCGTCCGGCGATCGGCGATAGACATTTACTCGAGAACCCCGTATCCCTGTGTCCAATGGACCTCGAGCGCGAGTACGATTTCTGGCTGCTCGACCTTGACGGCACGCTTGTCGACGTTGAGTGGTCCTACACTCGTGAGGTGTTCGACCGGGTCGGCGACCGTCTCGGCCGCGAGTTCACCGATCGGGAAGCCGAAATCCTCTGGAACGGTCTGACCGGCTCCCGTGACCGCCAGCTCACGGAGTGGGGGGTCGACCCGACGTCGTTCTGGGCGGTCTTCCACGAGGAGGAAGACCCCCTAGTCCGGGCCGAGCAGACCTATCTCCACGAGGACGCCGCGTTCGTCGCCGACCTCAAGGTACCAGTCGGGCTGGTGACCCACTGTCAGGAGTTCCTCTGTGAACCCGTCCTCGACGAGGTGGGGATCCGCGACTGGTTCGACACGCGGCTGTGCTGTACCGAGGAGACGGGCTGGAAGCCTGACCCGGGACCGGTCGAGTCCGTCATGGCTGACCTCGGAGTCGGCTACAACGGCCATCAGGGCGTGCTCGCGGGTGACGGTGCGAACGACATCGGCGCGGCCTGGAACGCCGGCCTCGACGCGATTCACGTCGAACGAGTCGGCCACGAACGCCGGGGGCAGTGCGTGCTCGGCGACTATCGCGTCCACTCGTTCGACGAACTGTACTGACCCGCCGCCGAACGACAATTCAGGGGAAGTCCCCTTTCTGATGGAGGGCGAAGGGAGACCATGGACATCGACGACACGGATTACGCGATTTTGTATCTTCTGCAGGCGGAGACCCAGGCGGGGTTCACCCACGACGAGATCGCCGAGCAACTCGATGTTTCCTCAAGTACAGTCAGTAATCGCATTCAACGTCTGAAGGACGAGGGCGTTCTCGAGAAGTTCGATCCGGTGATCGACTACGAAGCAGCGGGTGCGCCCCACCACATCCTGTTCGTCTGTACGGCACCGATCGCCGACCGCAAGTCTCTCTGTGAGCGGGTCGTCGAGGTCCCGAACGTGGTTAACACTCGCGAACTGTTGACAGGATCCCAGAACCTGCACGTTGAGGTTGTCGGGATGAATTCGGAAGATATCGAGACCGTCGCCGAGGAACTGGACGCCCTCG
This genomic stretch from Natrinema sp. SYSU A 869 harbors:
- a CDS encoding ABC transporter substrate-binding protein translates to MTDIDISSQQAAIDEFQGDPSDRPVLRARFEHNGSPRYMLYTIKRFGYDHDYDFHLDLQLVSDELDEGRETVEAKLQEGDADLIDIDYISTARERAAGAPIVAFHPYGQTVGGLVAPTDSPIEGLADLSGHRIGVVRRLDKNWILVRAACREFHGFDPDETATPVEAGSKVELTRLLEDGEVDAILQFWQIVPEIVETGPYREVLPMSRLVDRLADTDGDRPIPVSTFLTGEAYLADRPDAIRGFKGAFRDAVERLQRDDELWDEIGEQLMYEDDPEVVHAVRDRWREMVVPDWDETTVAGMERLFEHLRAVAGAEALGIDELPAGLFRTDLEVEA
- a CDS encoding ABC transporter substrate-binding protein, whose protein sequence is MTATERISFQLNWEPNGFQSPYFLAREEGFYTEEGLEIEFVEGHGSPYAAERAARGDADIALAGASAVLAVQSEGFEPLAVAAVTQKTPAAVYTLRDVFGEPLSEPEQLAGRTVAPSATKTRILTAQLLENAGIRDKVDLLEVDPHTHHRVQHKVIDGTVDAAVGVVTNGIEIGREHDRTPDELPIGEYLDIYGMTLVTGPEFADERPEAIRSFLRATARGWAAATRDPERAIDVLVDRNATLERNREIERLKFKTAAHRLQFTPYVRDHGWGAQDPARWQRLGETLSETALLEGEIDPDAVWTETFRPDGEPIVDDYADRVRPTAE
- a CDS encoding HAD family hydrolase, whose protein sequence is MDLEREYDFWLLDLDGTLVDVEWSYTREVFDRVGDRLGREFTDREAEILWNGLTGSRDRQLTEWGVDPTSFWAVFHEEEDPLVRAEQTYLHEDAAFVADLKVPVGLVTHCQEFLCEPVLDEVGIRDWFDTRLCCTEETGWKPDPGPVESVMADLGVGYNGHQGVLAGDGANDIGAAWNAGLDAIHVERVGHERRGQCVLGDYRVHSFDELY
- a CDS encoding Lrp/AsnC family transcriptional regulator, producing the protein MDIDDTDYAILYLLQAETQAGFTHDEIAEQLDVSSSTVSNRIQRLKDEGVLEKFDPVIDYEAAGAPHHILFVCTAPIADRKSLCERVVEVPNVVNTRELLTGSQNLHVEVVGMNSEDIETVAEELDALGLEMNTPRCFARSTAARSITSAPKS